Proteins from one Gimesia maris genomic window:
- a CDS encoding sialidase family protein codes for MLQRFIIASFLVSICFSSSVTQAEWNHPQTKKLPHQHLGPFIKLQNGNLLAPDAKQSLLSTDQGKTWEATPLYQEPSRFHTSNERALLQTKKRTIVLAYMNLAERKFHWNDKQGGPQPDCYLPVYIVRSTDNGKSWLPPQILQDHGWCGAVRSIIQTRSGRIIVVVSQTIANPGRHVMLTYYSDDEGATWNHSNMIDLGGSGDHDGAMEGTIVELKDGRIYALIRTKFGRFWEAYSTDEGASWRTIQPSEIPASSSPAILQRLESGRIVMLWNRFRDPDRKLGRREELSIAFSDDECKTWSEPVVIARDLTPAGKKYENRVSYPYVTEITPGELWITTMQGPVRLSLKEADFLK; via the coding sequence ATGCTGCAGCGCTTCATCATAGCCTCGTTCCTCGTTTCAATCTGCTTCTCATCATCAGTCACACAGGCGGAATGGAACCATCCCCAGACGAAAAAACTACCGCATCAGCACCTGGGCCCCTTTATTAAACTGCAGAATGGCAACCTGCTGGCTCCCGATGCAAAACAGTCTTTACTCAGCACCGATCAGGGAAAAACCTGGGAAGCTACCCCCCTGTACCAGGAACCGTCCAGGTTCCATACCAGTAACGAACGCGCGCTGCTGCAGACAAAAAAAAGAACCATTGTCCTGGCCTATATGAATCTGGCGGAACGCAAATTTCACTGGAACGATAAACAGGGAGGCCCACAGCCCGATTGTTATCTCCCGGTGTACATCGTGCGCAGTACCGATAACGGAAAGTCATGGCTTCCGCCTCAGATCCTGCAGGACCATGGCTGGTGCGGTGCCGTCCGCAGTATCATTCAGACGCGCTCCGGTCGCATTATCGTTGTCGTCTCCCAGACCATTGCCAATCCGGGTCGACATGTCATGCTGACCTATTACTCCGATGATGAAGGAGCCACCTGGAACCACAGCAACATGATTGACCTCGGCGGTTCAGGCGATCATGACGGCGCCATGGAAGGGACGATCGTTGAACTGAAAGATGGTCGCATCTATGCCTTAATCCGCACAAAATTCGGACGCTTCTGGGAAGCCTACTCGACTGACGAAGGCGCCTCGTGGCGCACCATTCAACCTTCAGAGATCCCGGCCAGCAGTTCGCCCGCCATCCTGCAGCGACTGGAAAGCGGACGGATTGTCATGCTCTGGAACCGCTTCCGTGACCCCGATCGCAAACTCGGGCGACGGGAAGAATTGTCGATCGCCTTTTCCGACGATGAATGTAAAACCTGGAGTGAGCCGGTTGTCATCGCCCGCGATCTGACACCAGCCGGGAAGAAATACGAAAACCGTGTCTCATATCCGTATGTCACGGAAATTACGCCCGGAGAACTCTGGATCACCACCATGCAGGGCCCCGTAAGGCTGAGTTTGAAAGAAGCTGATTTTCTGAAATAA